The following proteins are co-located in the Trichormus variabilis 0441 genome:
- a CDS encoding cadmium resistance transporter, with protein MSELLTAISTGFTAFVATNLDDIVVLSLFFSQINACFRRRHIFIGQYLGFSALVVASLPSFFGRFIIPGSWIGLLGIAPIIIGINRLLNQETSDTEDLNTLESSPSWWNNFLSPQTYGVAAVTIANGSDNISIYMPMFATNTWDNLLVILLVFFVMVGVWCYLAYHLTQIKAIASAITHYGNSLVPFLLIGLGVSIFIESQTIETPILLFIICVSIGSYLLILSKNIWRVNYRFSLEAPEAEVIPGIKQK; from the coding sequence ATGAGCGAACTACTGACTGCTATTTCTACAGGATTCACGGCTTTTGTGGCTACTAATCTCGACGATATTGTCGTCCTGTCACTGTTTTTCTCACAAATAAATGCTTGTTTTCGCCGTCGCCATATATTTATCGGTCAGTATTTGGGTTTTAGTGCCTTAGTAGTTGCCAGTTTGCCTAGCTTCTTTGGCAGATTCATCATCCCAGGGTCTTGGATTGGTCTACTGGGTATTGCGCCGATAATTATTGGCATCAATCGCTTACTAAATCAAGAGACTAGCGACACAGAGGATTTAAATACTCTTGAATCTTCGCCGTCTTGGTGGAACAATTTTCTTTCACCCCAAACCTATGGTGTAGCAGCAGTCACAATTGCGAATGGTAGTGACAACATTAGTATCTATATGCCCATGTTTGCTACGAATACATGGGATAACTTACTGGTAATTTTGCTAGTTTTCTTTGTGATGGTAGGTGTGTGGTGTTATCTAGCCTATCACTTAACTCAGATCAAGGCGATCGCTTCTGCAATTACCCACTATGGTAATTCTTTAGTTCCCTTTCTTTTAATAGGATTAGGTGTTTCCATTTTTATAGAAAGCCAAACGATAGAAACTCCCATTTTACTTTTCATAATCTGTGTAAGCATTGGGTCTTACCTGTTAATTTTAAGCAAGAATATTTGGCGAGTAAATTATAGATTCTCCTTGGAAGCACCTGAAGCAGAAGTTATACCTGGAATTAAACAAAAATGA
- a CDS encoding LysR family transcriptional regulator yields the protein MTLEQLRIFLAVAEMLHFTRAAEALYITQPAVSAAIQSLETEYGVRLFHRIGRHIEITDAGKLLQGEAQKIIDHVQLTERGLKELNNLQRGELKIGASLTVGNYWLPEKISQFKQLYPGIFINCQLGNAEEICDGTAVGMYDLGLVTGEIKASLRQSLEQDEVGSDRLHIVVGKSHPWFQYNEIYLDELFRTSWVMRESGSGAQQMFEQALQSWGIEPSRLNVVLNLNTSEMVKAVVESGVGASALPESMVKKELQLGTLRAVQIINPQKQSKTELEIIQPIWKLKHRQRFHTRVMMAFEDMLMQDNVQVA from the coding sequence GTGACGCTAGAACAGTTACGCATTTTTTTAGCTGTGGCGGAAATGCTGCACTTTACCCGTGCAGCTGAAGCACTTTATATTACTCAACCAGCAGTTAGTGCTGCTATTCAAAGCTTAGAGACAGAATATGGTGTCAGATTATTTCATCGCATTGGTCGTCATATTGAAATCACAGATGCTGGTAAATTATTACAAGGTGAGGCGCAAAAGATTATTGACCATGTACAGTTAACAGAGCGCGGTTTGAAGGAATTAAATAATCTGCAACGGGGAGAATTAAAGATAGGTGCAAGTCTCACCGTGGGTAACTATTGGTTACCCGAAAAAATTAGCCAGTTCAAGCAGTTATATCCTGGCATTTTTATCAATTGTCAGTTGGGAAATGCTGAGGAGATTTGTGATGGAACTGCTGTAGGTATGTATGATTTGGGTTTAGTGACAGGGGAGATTAAAGCATCATTACGACAATCTTTAGAGCAAGACGAAGTAGGAAGCGATCGCCTACACATTGTTGTGGGTAAATCTCACCCTTGGTTTCAGTATAATGAGATTTATCTAGATGAATTATTCCGTACAAGTTGGGTGATGCGTGAATCTGGTTCTGGCGCACAGCAGATGTTTGAGCAAGCCTTACAAAGTTGGGGAATTGAGCCTAGTCGCTTAAATGTTGTACTTAATCTCAACACTAGTGAAATGGTAAAAGCAGTTGTAGAAAGTGGTGTTGGCGCATCTGCACTTCCAGAATCAATGGTCAAGAAAGAATTACAACTAGGGACATTACGCGCTGTGCAAATTATCAACCCACAGAAACAATCCAAGACGGAATTAGAAATTATCCAGCCAATTTGGAAACTAAAACACCGTCAACGGTTCCATACACGAGTCATGATGGCTTTTGAAGATATGCTCATGCAGGATAATGTACAAGTGGCCTAG
- a CDS encoding cadmium resistance transporter: MSDLITTFLVAISAFVATNIDDVIILLILFSQVNSIFRCRHIVAGQYLGFIVLIIASLPGLFGGLIIPPNWIGLLGLIPMAMGISSLVNGEENETLEMVNFTTEYQDTNTNNLFNSQTYKVAAITIANGSDNISVYIPLFASSNVVNFIIIIGVFFILIAIWCYAAYKFTYQTKIANILSQYSNYILPFALIILGGIIILKTESLTLVKLVASCICLAILVKKQPTSN; this comes from the coding sequence ATGAGTGATTTGATTACTACATTTTTAGTAGCAATATCAGCTTTTGTGGCTACTAATATTGACGATGTCATAATTTTATTAATACTTTTTTCTCAGGTAAATTCTATTTTTAGATGTCGGCATATTGTCGCTGGTCAATATTTAGGCTTTATAGTGTTAATTATTGCTAGTCTCCCTGGGTTATTTGGGGGATTAATCATACCACCCAACTGGATTGGACTCCTGGGATTAATACCGATGGCAATGGGTATCAGTAGTTTGGTGAATGGAGAAGAAAATGAAACTCTAGAGATGGTAAACTTTACAACAGAATATCAAGATACAAACACAAACAACTTGTTTAATTCACAGACTTACAAAGTTGCCGCCATCACCATCGCTAATGGCAGCGATAACATTAGCGTCTATATACCATTATTTGCTAGTAGTAATGTAGTGAATTTTATAATTATTATCGGAGTATTTTTTATATTAATAGCAATTTGGTGTTATGCGGCTTATAAATTCACTTATCAAACTAAGATAGCTAATATATTAAGTCAGTACAGTAACTATATTTTGCCTTTTGCTTTAATAATATTGGGTGGAATAATTATTTTAAAAACAGAATCTTTAACTTTGGTAAAGTTGGTAGCTAGTTGTATTTGTTTAGCGATTTTAGTAAAAAAGCAACCAACGTCGAACTAG
- a CDS encoding sulfite exporter TauE/SafE family protein — protein MDFFLLPLFSFLVGIVVGLTGIGGASLITPMLIFAFQVPPAVAVSSDVVAATLMKVIGSVKHWQQQTVDREVVKWLALGSVPGSLLGVGILHLIKLKAEHSLNDIMLHLLGVTILSVTILALMQMLLLTFFPQLQLPELPKFDLTTQLGRLQTVIVGAFLGCVVGLTSVASGSLFALVLIAFFRLDARKLVGTDISQAAILLIFTAVGHLTLGTVDWNLVLPIWLGSVPGVLIGAKVCQIAPQKPLRFMVYFILMLVSLKLVY, from the coding sequence ATGGATTTTTTCTTATTGCCTCTTTTCAGCTTTCTAGTTGGTATAGTTGTTGGTTTAACGGGAATTGGTGGTGCTTCTCTCATTACCCCAATGTTGATTTTCGCTTTTCAAGTACCACCTGCCGTAGCAGTAAGTTCTGATGTGGTGGCGGCGACGTTAATGAAAGTCATTGGTAGCGTAAAACATTGGCAGCAACAAACCGTCGATAGAGAAGTGGTGAAATGGTTGGCATTGGGGAGTGTTCCTGGTTCTTTGCTGGGAGTAGGAATACTGCACCTGATAAAACTGAAAGCCGAACATAGCTTAAATGACATTATGCTGCATTTGTTGGGTGTGACGATTTTATCAGTCACTATTTTGGCATTAATGCAAATGCTGCTATTGACCTTCTTTCCACAGTTACAACTACCTGAACTACCCAAATTTGACTTAACTACTCAGCTAGGACGCTTACAGACGGTAATTGTAGGAGCGTTTTTAGGCTGTGTTGTAGGTCTGACAAGTGTTGCTTCTGGTTCATTGTTTGCCTTGGTACTGATTGCATTTTTCCGGTTGGATGCGCGGAAATTAGTCGGTACAGATATTTCCCAAGCCGCAATTCTGTTAATTTTCACGGCTGTTGGACATCTCACCTTGGGAACAGTTGATTGGAATCTCGTATTACCAATATGGCTTGGCTCAGTACCAGGAGTATTAATAGGAGCTAAAGTCTGTCAAATTGCGCCACAGAAACCACTACGATTTATGGTTTACTTTATATTAATGTTGGTGAGTTTAAAGTTGGTTTATTAG
- a CDS encoding phosphatase PAP2 family protein translates to MPFLEKVRDEKLRSPIGFVQRLLTIHWRSLLVLFLGVYIPLQIFGLLALEVRYNEGGFPWDLPILVTLHAVKLPNLDIFAAILTKFGSFWTIAPTLTVIGLILLLQRRWRSLSYLLITAAGSATINRTAKIFWHRVRPHLWESVAPEFDYSFPSGHAMTSMTLIAILVVLTWGSTWRWLTVILGSVYILAIGWTRLYLGVHFPSDIIAGWMVAIAWAIGVSFIIRPLSQAANITTEKPMIEAKLLPEERELLHNE, encoded by the coding sequence ATGCCATTTTTAGAAAAAGTCCGAGATGAAAAGTTGCGATCGCCTATTGGATTTGTGCAAAGATTGTTAACCATACACTGGCGCTCTTTGTTGGTACTGTTTTTGGGAGTATATATACCATTACAAATTTTTGGACTGCTAGCGTTAGAGGTGCGGTATAACGAGGGTGGTTTTCCTTGGGATTTACCGATTTTGGTGACGCTTCACGCTGTAAAACTGCCAAATTTGGATATATTTGCCGCCATACTCACAAAATTCGGTTCTTTTTGGACTATAGCCCCTACTTTAACTGTTATTGGCCTGATATTACTATTGCAACGGCGCTGGCGCTCTCTCTCGTATTTACTGATTACTGCTGCGGGTAGTGCTACTATCAACCGCACAGCTAAAATATTTTGGCACAGAGTCCGGCCTCATCTATGGGAATCAGTCGCACCAGAGTTTGATTATTCATTTCCCAGTGGTCATGCTATGACGAGTATGACGTTGATTGCCATATTGGTAGTTTTAACTTGGGGTAGCACTTGGCGTTGGTTAACAGTGATTTTAGGTAGTGTGTATATCTTAGCCATTGGTTGGACAAGGCTATATTTAGGAGTACATTTTCCCAGTGACATTATCGCAGGTTGGATGGTGGCGATCGCTTGGGCAATTGGCGTAAGTTTTATCATTCGACCATTATCACAGGCAGCCAATATTACAACTGAAAAACCCATGATTGAAGCAAAGTTACTTCCTGAAGAACGGGAATTGCTCCATAATGAGTAA
- a CDS encoding prohibitin family protein: MKQIKFKNNAGKITAFLFLISILLTPFVVVNAGERGVLMQFGKVQETVIDEGIHIIIPIVHTVKKISVRIQKQEISTEASSKDLQNVFIDVALNWHILPEETNIMFQEIGEEKDIIEKIINPAIEEIIKAVIAGYKAEEIVTRRGELKSSFDQTLTSRLRDYHIAVDDISLVNVRFSDKFIEAVEAKQIAEQDARRADFIAMKAVKQAEAKVNLAKGEAEINRLLSDSLTNDILVRQAVEKWDGKLPIIINNDAPQVLNLREILKLK; encoded by the coding sequence ATGAAACAAATTAAATTTAAAAATAATGCTGGTAAAATAACTGCATTTTTGTTTTTAATTTCAATTTTGCTGACACCTTTTGTAGTTGTAAATGCTGGAGAACGCGGTGTATTAATGCAATTTGGCAAAGTACAAGAAACAGTTATAGATGAAGGAATACATATCATCATTCCTATTGTCCATACAGTCAAGAAGATCAGTGTCAGAATCCAAAAACAAGAAATATCTACTGAAGCTTCTTCTAAAGACTTACAAAATGTTTTTATAGATGTAGCGTTAAACTGGCATATTCTTCCTGAAGAAACCAATATAATGTTTCAAGAAATTGGTGAGGAAAAAGATATAATTGAGAAAATTATCAATCCGGCAATAGAAGAAATCATCAAAGCAGTTATCGCTGGCTACAAAGCAGAAGAAATAGTGACTAGGCGAGGAGAACTAAAATCTAGCTTTGATCAAACATTAACATCGAGATTGCGTGACTACCATATTGCAGTTGATGATATTTCACTAGTTAATGTGAGATTTTCAGATAAGTTTATTGAAGCAGTTGAAGCCAAACAAATTGCAGAGCAAGATGCTAGAAGAGCAGATTTTATAGCTATGAAAGCGGTAAAACAAGCAGAAGCTAAAGTAAATTTGGCTAAGGGAGAAGCAGAAATAAATAGATTGTTAAGTGATAGTTTAACTAATGATATTTTGGTAAGGCAAGCTGTGGAAAAATGGGATGGTAAATTACCTATAATTATAAATAATGATGCACCTCAGGTTTTAAATTTGCGTGAAATTTTAAAACTAAAGTAG
- a CDS encoding alpha/beta fold hydrolase yields the protein MSTITTQDGTNIYYKDWGVGKPVVFSHGWPLNADSWEAQMLFLADHGFRCIAHDRRGHGRSSQSWEGNEMDTYADDLAALMEILDLNGATVIGFSTGGGEVARYIGRYGTARVAKAALISAVPPLMLKTENNPNGLPIEVFDGLRAGSLADRSQLYKDLASGPFFGFNRPGAKVSQGMIDWFWLQGMQAGHKNTFDCIKAFSETDFTEDLKKFDVPTLIIHGDDDQIVPIGAAAIAAAKLVKNATLKIYPGAPHGLTNTHQDQLNTDLLSFLKE from the coding sequence ATGAGTACAATCACAACCCAAGACGGTACAAATATTTATTACAAAGACTGGGGGGTAGGAAAGCCCGTTGTTTTCAGCCACGGCTGGCCGTTGAATGCTGATAGTTGGGAAGCTCAGATGCTTTTTCTCGCAGACCACGGATTTCGCTGCATTGCTCACGATCGCCGTGGTCATGGGCGCTCAAGCCAATCTTGGGAAGGGAACGAGATGGATACCTATGCCGACGACCTTGCCGCACTGATGGAAATCCTAGACCTAAATGGGGCAACGGTGATCGGCTTCTCTACCGGCGGTGGTGAAGTAGCTCGCTATATTGGTCGCTACGGTACAGCACGAGTCGCCAAAGCTGCGCTGATTTCTGCCGTTCCGCCACTGATGCTGAAAACAGAGAATAATCCTAATGGACTACCCATCGAAGTGTTCGACGGGCTTCGTGCTGGTTCCTTGGCTGACCGATCGCAACTCTACAAGGATCTTGCCAGTGGCCCATTCTTTGGCTTTAATCGTCCGGGTGCCAAAGTCTCACAAGGCATGATCGACTGGTTTTGGCTCCAAGGAATGCAGGCGGGTCACAAAAACACCTTCGACTGTATCAAGGCATTCTCGGAAACCGACTTCACCGAGGATCTGAAAAAGTTCGACGTACCAACGCTGATAATCCACGGCGATGATGACCAAATTGTGCCGATTGGTGCTGCGGCGATCGCTGCTGCAAAATTAGTGAAGAATGCTACCCTGAAAATCTACCCTGGCGCACCCCACGGACTGACGAATACGCACCAAGATCAACTCAACACCGACCTACTATCGTTTCTTAAAGAATAG